Below is a window of Flavobacterium sp. N2820 DNA.
TACAACAGAACATTAACACCATTTGGATTTCAAAGTGAGCAACGCAATTATTGGGATGTTCCTGAAATTTACAACACTATGTCGCCTTTTATGAATGCCGATAAAATGAAAACACCCTTGTTATTGACGCATGGGGAAGCTGATAATAATCCAGGAACGTTTACTTTACAAACAGAACGTTATTTTCAGGCTTTGAAAAATTTAGGTGCACCTGTGAGAATGGTTATCTTACCAAAAGAATCTCATGGCTATGCAGCTAAAGACAATATTTTACACTTGCTTTGGGAACAAGACCAATTTTTAGAAAAATATCTAAAAAATTAGGAAAAAACTCAGAAAATAGACCTTTGAATTGAAAAATTTAGAGGTCTATTTTATGGTAAGAAAAACCATTTGTGCTTTTTCAATAATTTGTTCGTTTTCAAAAAACAACGTTTGATTTCCATATTTAGCTTCAATTAAATAATGACTTCCCCTGAAGTAAGATGTGATTATTTCTACCATTAAATCCGAATTAGAAACCACTTTTAATTGATGCGGATAAACCAAAAGCGTTTCATTGTGGAAAATAATTTCGTTAACATCACCAAACATAGAAGCAACATACTTATTCTTAGGATGATTGTAAATATTTTTTGGAATACCACTTTCAATAATTTTACCTTCTTTCATGATGACAACCTCATCAGCAAATGCTAACACATCAGTACTATCATGTGTGGCAACAATACAAGTTATGTCTCGATTTTTTAGATAAGCAAACAATTTTCTCCGAAGGCTGTTTTTTCTAAAATTATCAATATGACTAAACGGTTCATCAAGCAATAAAACTTCGGGTTCTAATGCTAATACTCTTGCCAAAGCTACACGTTGCATTTGACCACCGCTTAATAACTTTGCTTTCACATTGGCATACTCGGTCATTTCAACAATTTCTAATAATTCAGCTATACGAGCTTGTTTTTCTTCTGGAAAAAAATTAGAAAGATACTTCCCAACATTTTCTGCTACGGTAATAAAAGGCATTAAATCAAAATCTTGTGCCAAATATTTCATAAAAGGCATTCCTGGAATCAAATGAAATTTTGGACCTAAAACTTCAGTAGTATTCCAAAAAATTTGTCCTTCATTCAAATCATATAATCCGTAAATTGCCTTTAACAAAGTACTTTTCCCACAACCACTTTCGCCAATTATCGCTAAATTCTTCCCTTTAGTTAAGCCAAATGAGATGGATTGCAAATTGGGCTTATTTATATAGGAAAAGGAAACATTCTGAACCGTTAGCATGGTATTTTTTTTTTCAAAATTACGAATAAAAAAAAGCTACTCAAAAGAGTAGCTTAATTCATTATCTAAATAAGGGCTATAAAATAAATTGTACATAAATAAATAATATAAAAAAGGTCGAAAAGTCTAATAAAATAAGGCTATCAGACCAAAAAAGGTCAAAATGTGCAATAAAATAAAACGTGCATTAGTACTCTATCTACTACTATTTTAGTTCCATTCACAAAAGCATTTTAAACGCATTTAAACGCTTTACTACTACTCTACGGTACAAACATACAAAAAAGCCTTATTTTATTGATAAATAAGGCTCTTTTTTTGCTGTTTAAACACCAATTAACAACTATTTAATTGGCTTTTAAAAGTTGGAATCAAAAGAACAACAAAAACAATTCATTTTATTAAATTTTTGATTTGCGGTTACAGTTGGGGTTACAGTTGCAGTTACAAAACAATAAAAAAAATTAACTTTTAAAAGATATGTATTACAAAAAAACAAGATGAAAGTATTCAAAAACAAGTTTAAAGTAATACTTATTGCCTTTATTAAAACATATAAAAACAACAAAAACCGCTAATTATCAGAGGTTTAAGTGTTATTTGAGTAAATTTTATATAAAAATCAGCTCATTGAGTTGATTCTAATAGATGCCTTTATTAGCGCAAGTGCCTTTATTGAGTTTAAATGCACGTCTTTTGGCTGATGATGTGAGTTCTGAGAAACAATCTTAATATACTCTTCTCCCTTTTCTGATTTATGGATCCATTTTACGGTTACATATTCCTCACCTTCTAAATTTATTGAAAGCAAATACATTTCTCCAAAAAATATGCTTTCTATACTATTATTGAGCTCTTTATACATAATGATGTCACCACTTTTTAAAAGCGGATACATACTATCTCCAGTTACATAAATAGCGCCATCACATTTTGGAAGATTAGGTATTGAAATAAAATCGATAGGCTTTTTATTTCCATTATCGTTTTTAAATAGTCCAACCACTCCTGCAGTTGCCTCAATATCATACAATGGTACCTTCTGGGAATCAATTGTTTTGTCGGTCTTTAATTTATAAACGGCTTTAGGCTCTAAAAGAACATTATTAGGCACGTGATCATCTTGTAACAAATAGTCGAAACTTATTTCGAGGACTTCTTTAATTTTCAATATAAAATCAAGTTTAGGGGTTGTTGATTTCCTGTAATTTCTAATGTTTGCCTCACTTGTTCCCATAGCATCAGCGAACAAAGAGTTGTTTCCTTTGTAGTACTGGATGGCTATCTGGTTAATTTTATCATTTATTATACTCATAAATAGGCAATTAGAAAAAAATATCGAAAAAATATTCGAATTTATTTTTTTAATTCGAAAGAACTTTCGATATTTGTTTCAGATTTCAAAACAAAGCTACTAAATATTATGACAGAATTTACATCAAAGCAAAGAAAATTAATAAATAAATCTGCATTAGCCTCTAAGTATCAATGCACAGATGCTTATGTAAGACTTGTTTTAAAAGGAGAAAGAGAACAAAATACGGACATAGCTAAGTCAATAGTTGAAGACGCAAAAAAAATGTTGGAAATTTTAGAACAAAAAGGATAAACCATGTTTGAATATTTTGAAAATAGAGTTTTATGTGTGCAAGCCAGTTGGCTTACATCCTCTGGAATAGTCAGCGAGCCAAATTATAAGCAGCTCTGTTCAAGAGGTCACATTATAAAACTACAAACAGGCGGAAACGGAAGAAAAGCATTAATCGAATTTAACACAATGAGAACAGATATAAAAAATAAAGTAATTGAAATAGCGGGCGACCCTTACGCAAAGGTTACCACGATTTCATTTATTGATTATATCGAGCAAGACCAAAAAGCCTACGAGTTCTTTAAAAATTACACGTTAGATTCTGGCGAGGCACTTCCTGAAAAGAATATCAAAGAGTATTGCACTAATGCGAACATCTTAAACGCAATCAACACTATTTATCAAAACAAAGCAATGCAACGCAAAGCATTAGCTGGAGCAAAATTAAACGTTTGGCAAAAAATTGCAGAGGTTGTTTCTGAACTTCCAAAGCACACTTATCCGCATACGTTACCAACTAACCATAGAAGACTTAAAGACAAGCTTAATCAGTATTTAAACGATGGTTACACAGTTTTAATACACAAAAACTTTTGCTCTAAAAACGCCGAGAAAATTAATGAGGAGGCAGGTCGTTGGATATTTGCACGTTGGTGCGATAGAGTGCAAAAGTGTACGAGCTTCAATCAATTACTACGTGAGTATAACCAAGAGGCACAAGAGCGTGGATGGAAGGAACTGAAAACGGAACAGTCACTGATCAATTACTTATCGCCTTTAGAATACTTGTGGTATGGTTACCGTTACGGAGAGCTAAAAGCAAAAGAAAAGTTTACGTATCACCACAAAACGGCTCTTCCATCAATGAGAGATTCACTTTGGTATTCAGATGGTACAAAACTAAACTTCTACTACCAAGACGAAAACGGCAAAACGGCTACAATGCAAGTGTATGAAGTTATGGATGCTTACTCTGAGGTTTTCTTGGGTTACCATATTTCAAAAACGGAAGATTACCAAGCACAATACCACGCTTATAAAATGGCAATGAAAACGGCGGGAGTTAAACCTTACCAAATTTCATTTGATAACCAGGGCGGACACAAAAAATTAGAAAGTGGTAATTTCTTAAATAAGATTTCACATTTAGCAATCAAAACGCAACCATATAACGGTAAGTCTAAAACAATTGAAAGTGCATTTGGTAGATTCCAACAACAATATTTAGCGCAGTACTGGTTCTTTACAGGACAAAACATTACAGCGAAAAAAGTTTCGAGCCGTCAAAACTCGGAAATGATTGGAGCCAACATTCACAACTTACCAACGCTAAGCGAAATAATGTCAATTTATACAAAGTGTCGTGAGCAATGGAACTCGGCACCAAATCCAAAAACAGGAGTGTCAAGATTGGAAATGTACTATAACTCTGAAAACCCTGACACACCTCAAGTATCGCCACTTCAAATGGTAGACTTCTTTTGGATTGAAAGAGAAAAACAAGTTACCTGTACATCTGGAGGCATAACCTTCAAAGAGAAAAATGTACAATTTGACTATATGGTGTACAACGGAGATAGAACGCCAGACTTACAGTGGTTAAATGAGAACATCAATAAAAAGTTCACAATCAAGTTTGATCCAGACGACATGAGTTTGATTATGCTTTACGAAAAAACGCCTCTAGGTTTAAGACTGGTTAAAGAAGCCGAAACCAAAGTTGTGCTACATAGAGCGAAACAAGAACAGGAAGAGTTTGAAGCGGGTTACTTTAAAACAGTTGGCGATAAGCTAAAAGAAATTAGAATAGCTAACCGAGATAAAGTCGAAGAGATTTTAGAGCAAGAAGGCAGACGAAATGCAGACTACGGATTGAATGAGCCAGCACTTGCAGGAATTGAAAGCTCTAGAGCTAAAAAGCAAAAAACCGCAATCGGTACCTATCAAAAGAAAGTGAGCGAAGCGGTTTTACTAGACGAAAACGGAGACGTAGACATCTACAACATTATGTAAAAAACACGGATTGCAGTCCGAATTAATAACTAAACTAAAACAAAAGTATGACAACAGATTTTAAAAAACAAGTTCAGGAAAGTCTTAGAACTTTCATCGCGCAGAAAGGAAGCCAAAACAAAGCGGCAAACTCTTTAGCTGGAGTATCATCTGCATTGCTTTCACAAATTATGAACGATAACTGGGACAACATCTCTGAGGCAATGTGGAGAAATATCGCAAGCCAAATAGGTGCCAGTGCAAAAACTTGGTCTTTTGTTGAAACTACAGACTACAAACTAATCACAAAGCTTTTAACAGATGCTCAAGAAAACGCCAACGTTTTTGCAATGACTGGCGATGCTGGTTCTGGTAAGTCTAAGTCCTTTGACCTTTACATACAAGACCACAAAAACGCCTATTTATTGAGCTGTGCAGAATATTGGAACCGTAAAGAGTTCTTAGTGCAATTATTAACGGCGATGGGTGTTGACTATACAGGGTACACAGTTGCCGAGATGATGAATGAAATTGTTAAGAAATTAAAATCTTCTGAAAATCCGCTTATCATTTTAGACGAGGCGGACAAATTACCAGATACAGTGCTTTACTTCTTTATCACACTTTACAACCGATTAGAAGACCACTGCGGAATCATTCTTTGTGCAACGGATCATTTATCTAAACGAATCCAAAAAGGCATCAAGTTAAACCGAAAAGGATACAAAGAAATTAACTCACGTATAGGTAGAAAGTTCATCGAGTTAAGAGGTGTTAATGCCACAGACGTTGCGCAAATATGTATGGCAAACGGAGTGGAAGAAACAAAAGCAATAAAACAAATCTTTAACGAGTGCGACGGAGATTTAAGAAGAGTTAAACGTTCTATTCACGCTTACAAAAATCGAAAGGTAAATGAGCAAGATTAAAAGAGCCATTTCGGTTGACGAAATAGAGAAAATGAAGTTCAAAGAATTACAATTGTCGCCTTTTTTTGGCAAGTTATTAGGCAGCCCCGAATGCTCAGGCGTTTGGATTGTTTGGGGCGAATCCTTTAACGGAAAAACAGCCTTTTCGCTTCAACTTGCTAAAGAGCTAACAATGTCAGGAAAAGTATTTTATAACACACTGGAAGAGGGAGCTCGTAAATCATTTCAAACGGCAGTTATAAATAACAACATGAAAGAAGTAGCTCGAAAGTTCGTAATTGGAAATCGAGAAAACATTGACAACTTAAAAGAAAGGCTACGCAAAAAGAAATCACCTGATATAATTTTTATTGACTCCATCCAGTACACTGGAATGACAAAAAAAGAATATCAAAGTTTAAAAGAGGAGTTCCCAAACAAGTTATTCATTTTCATTAGCCACGCTGACGGAAAAAACCCAAAGGGAGCATTGGCAAACTTCGTAAAATATGATGCTGACATCAAAATACGAGTAGAAGGTTACAAGGCGATGTGTTTAAGTCGACTTGGAGGAGATAAAGAACCATACATTATCTGGGCGGAAGGTGCTGCTCAATACGATTTCAATTTAAAACAATAACAACATCATGACAACCTTAGCAAAATTAAATTTAGACCAGGACCAATACGAATTAATGATTTTTGGGATTTACTCTCGTTGGTGCGAAAGCGTTACCATAAATCACAAACAATATCAAACCGTACTCGCAAATGCAATGGTAAACAAATGGTTTATCATCGAGTTATTAAAGTGCGAAGAGGAGTTTCACAACTTAACAGATAGATATGTTGGCTCTCCTACAATATCAACACAAGACCTAAAAAATTGCTACAAAGAAACAACATATCGATTGTTTAGTATTAAGCCAACAGCTTTACTGGATAGTTTAAAATGTTCTGGTTCTAAAAGCATAAGAAGCAACGGAGTTCCAGTTTTCACAGCATTAAATCAAAACTAGTATGCCACAGAAAATAAAAACACTCAGCGAACGAATAACGGAGTTAGAGGAATGGCTAAAGCACAACCACGATAACCCGTTTAGAACATGCGTAGAAAGCGACCTTAGAGAATTAAAGGAACAACAAAAAAAACAATAAGATGCATTTAGAAGAAATCAGCCAACGTATTGAGGAACTACAGGATGCCCTTGTAATAGATACAGAACTAAAGAAAACAATTTTTACTCCAGGAGAGCGAATTTGTATCAATCAGGAAATTGCATCGCTTCTAGATAGAAGAAAGTACTTGTTTTCTGAAAAAAAACTTAAGGAAGTTTTCGTATACAATGTTCCAGAAAGCATAGAGAACAAACTAAAAAAATTAAAGTAATGAATTTAATTAATAACATCGAAGTAATCGAACCACAAATTTTAACAGAAATGAGCACAGAAACATTAGAAAAACCAATCGACGTAAGCCAATTAACAGAGCAGGAACTATTAGACGCATTGGCAAAAAAGAAAAACCACAAAAACGAACAACGTGAGGCTTACAAAGCTTTAGTTGCAGAGACTGTTCCAAAAGCAATTTTTAGATTGTGCCACGCTTCCGAAATTCTATCAGTTGCCAAAAAGGAAACCTTTGAATTTTTTGAAAACATTCTTTCACTTAAAAATGAGGTGTACGAATTAAAAGAAAAACAACGCTCGCACACCTTTTCAACGGATACATCTCAAATTACTATTGGTTACCGAGTGAACGATGGTTGGGACGACACGGCACACGCAGGAGTTGAAAAAGTTAAAAACTTTATCACATCGTTAGCAAAGGACACAGACACTGCAGCACTTGTAGAAATGGTTTTTGATTTATTGAAAAAAGATGCCAACGGAAACTTAAAAAGTAACCGAGTGCTGGAGCTTCAAAAGTTAACCCAAAAATTTAACAACCCTGAGTTCTCAGATGGAGTGGAAATCATATCAAAAGCATTTAAGCCTGTTCGCTCATCGTGGTATATTGAGGCTTGCCTTATAGAAGAGGGTAAAAAGACACCAATTCCTTTGAATATTTCAAGTGTTGATTTTGCAGAGGGTTATAAGTTCGATTTTTTCAGTAAAGAAGATAAAGAAGATGGCAGTTCAAATTAGAGAAATAAGAAAGGGCGAGGAATATGAAGTAAACGGCAAAAACGTGTACAAAGATTCCAATAACAACTGGATTTCCCGTGAAGAGTTAACCGAAGAGGAATTCGTAACCTTCAGAAGACACAATAAGCTCGCAGAAGACAACCAGCGCTTCTACGGCAATAAGAAAGTTTAGTTGGTTAATTGGTCTCCCGAGTGGCGAAATTGGTAGACGCTAGCCCACTGGTAGGGCGAGATAGTGGAAGGTTCAATTCCTTGCAATCGTGGAATACGACTATCGTACAGGTTCGAATCCTGTCTCGGGAACAAAACTTTAAAAATCAAACAACAATGAGAACTCAAAAAATAATACCTAGAAAGTATTACAGCATTAAATTGCCTCTTACTCCAACTATGTTACACGCTTTCCTATTGTACTATTTCAATGCACCAAGTTGGCTAATTGGTATTTATGGAACTTTATGTGTAATAGTTTGGATTATAGTTTTTATAGGAATCTATAATCAGGAGCAAGATGAATCACTTGTTAATTCAACTAAAGAGTAAAATAATAACCAACGGCGGAGCTTGCAAATGATAAAAAAACAAACATCATAAAAATTGGGAACCGCAACACTCCGCCGTTTAAAAACAAACAACTATGAACGCAACGCATTACTTTGTTTACACTGGGCACGCCACCCAAACAAAAAACAAACTCCAAGAGGAATTTATGGCTTACTTAAAAAGCCTTCAGGGAACTTTAGTAAAGGCAAAAGAGTTAATCAAATTACAAAACGAAATCAGAGCCAAAGCACAAGAGCTGAACGAAAAATACAAACGATGTCAACCTTTAGTGCTGTCCTTTTCTAATTTGTACACTAAAAACGGTTATATGATTAATGGCTTTCACTTTTTAACCTTTCAAGTAATACAGGCTTATGAACGCAACTAAAGAACAAAAGCGAGCCATTGCCATAAATACGGCAAACAAGGACATCAAAGAAGAGTTTGTGCAATGGGCAACAAAAGA
It encodes the following:
- a CDS encoding DUF3164 family protein; this translates as MNLINNIEVIEPQILTEMSTETLEKPIDVSQLTEQELLDALAKKKNHKNEQREAYKALVAETVPKAIFRLCHASEILSVAKKETFEFFENILSLKNEVYELKEKQRSHTFSTDTSQITIGYRVNDGWDDTAHAGVEKVKNFITSLAKDTDTAALVEMVFDLLKKDANGNLKSNRVLELQKLTQKFNNPEFSDGVEIISKAFKPVRSSWYIEACLIEEGKKTPIPLNISSVDFAEGYKFDFFSKEDKEDGSSN
- a CDS encoding ATP-binding protein gives rise to the protein MTTDFKKQVQESLRTFIAQKGSQNKAANSLAGVSSALLSQIMNDNWDNISEAMWRNIASQIGASAKTWSFVETTDYKLITKLLTDAQENANVFAMTGDAGSGKSKSFDLYIQDHKNAYLLSCAEYWNRKEFLVQLLTAMGVDYTGYTVAEMMNEIVKKLKSSENPLIILDEADKLPDTVLYFFITLYNRLEDHCGIILCATDHLSKRIQKGIKLNRKGYKEINSRIGRKFIELRGVNATDVAQICMANGVEETKAIKQIFNECDGDLRRVKRSIHAYKNRKVNEQD
- a CDS encoding helix-turn-helix transcriptional regulator, with protein sequence MSIINDKINQIAIQYYKGNNSLFADAMGTSEANIRNYRKSTTPKLDFILKIKEVLEISFDYLLQDDHVPNNVLLEPKAVYKLKTDKTIDSQKVPLYDIEATAGVVGLFKNDNGNKKPIDFISIPNLPKCDGAIYVTGDSMYPLLKSGDIIMYKELNNSIESIFFGEMYLLSINLEGEEYVTVKWIHKSEKGEEYIKIVSQNSHHQPKDVHLNSIKALALIKASIRINSMS
- a CDS encoding ABC transporter ATP-binding protein — encoded protein: MLTVQNVSFSYINKPNLQSISFGLTKGKNLAIIGESGCGKSTLLKAIYGLYDLNEGQIFWNTTEVLGPKFHLIPGMPFMKYLAQDFDLMPFITVAENVGKYLSNFFPEEKQARIAELLEIVEMTEYANVKAKLLSGGQMQRVALARVLALEPEVLLLDEPFSHIDNFRKNSLRRKLFAYLKNRDITCIVATHDSTDVLAFADEVVIMKEGKIIESGIPKNIYNHPKNKYVASMFGDVNEIIFHNETLLVYPHQLKVVSNSDLMVEIITSYFRGSHYLIEAKYGNQTLFFENEQIIEKAQMVFLTIK
- a CDS encoding ATP-binding protein, producing MSKIKRAISVDEIEKMKFKELQLSPFFGKLLGSPECSGVWIVWGESFNGKTAFSLQLAKELTMSGKVFYNTLEEGARKSFQTAVINNNMKEVARKFVIGNRENIDNLKERLRKKKSPDIIFIDSIQYTGMTKKEYQSLKEEFPNKLFIFISHADGKNPKGALANFVKYDADIKIRVEGYKAMCLSRLGGDKEPYIIWAEGAAQYDFNLKQ